Part of the Vagococcus teuberi genome, CTAAATTTTCAGGTTCTAAATCTTCTATTCCAAACATCTGGTCAACTACTTGAGATAAAGAAACTAAGCCAACTAGTTGTTCCTCTTTATTTAACACAGGAACGCGAGAGTACCCAATTTTAGTTAATACTAAAATTGCATGTTCAAGCGAATTTGATTCACTTAAGGTTGCCACGTTATCAGAAGAGATTAAAAAGTCGTCTTCATTTTCCAGTAACATCTTTCTTACAGTCGTTCCAATCATATTGTCATTTCCTCCATACAAGCTAAAAATTTTAGTTCATTGAAAAAAAGTGAGTCAGTTCTTTTTGTAATTCATGTCGTTCATTATAATAATCTACTAAATACCCATCTTCCTGGTGTGTGATAATGGCATATGTTTTTAAATAGCTATATTTACCACGTGGCTGAGAAATACTGCCTGGATTTAGTAGCAAGATATCATCTACCATTGTCGCAAATAATTGATGCGTGTGCCCATATAAGACGATATTTGCTTGCATCTCTTCGGCTTGATAAAGTAACTTATCAAACGTCATATTGACATTAAACAAATGCCCATGTGTTAACAGCACCTTGTCTTGTGTGGTATCGATTAATTTTACATTGTCATATTCATTATAGTAATCACAATTTCCTCGAACAACATGATAAGTTGACCAAATATCGCTCTCTGGTGATAATTCTGAATCACCACAATGGAAAAAGTAGTCCACGTCATTTAGCCATTTTGCTTTTATGTCTTCTAAATAAGATTCCACTCCATGATTATCGCTCACTACTAAATATTTCATTAGTTTTTCTCTCCCAACCAAGTATCAATTTTTTTATCCAATTCTTTCAGAGCTTTTGCACGATGGCTAATCTGATTTTTTTCTTCAGATGTCATTTCTGCCATTGTTTTATCCGTTTCTGGAATAATAAATAATGGATCATAACCAAACCCATTATCTCCACGTGGAATGCGTCCAATTACTCCAGGTAGCTCTCCTGATACGACTAAACTTTCTTTCCCTGGTTCACTTAAAACAAGTGTACAGTGGAATTGTGCTGTTCTTTCTTCCATTGGAACGTCCGTTAATTCATGAAGTAATTTAGCATTATTCGCTGCATCACTTTTTCTTTCACCAGCATATCTTGCTGAGTACACCCCTGGCTGACCGCCAAGCGCATCCACTTTCAATCCTGAATCATCAGCTAAGACCAAACAATTCAATTGATTCGCTATTCCTTCAGCTTTTAATCGTGCGTTTTCTTCAAACGTCTTGCCAGTTTCTTCAATGTCTTCTATCTCTGGAAAATCTAACAATGTTTTGATTTGATAACCTCTTGACTTAAATAACTCGACAAATTCTTTTGCTTTTCCTTCATTTTTTGTCGCAATCAATAATTGATGTTGTAATACTGGTTCTTCATGTTTCTTCGCAACATTTCGTAAAGCTAGCGCATTTTTTTGTAGACGAATCAATTCGTTGATACTTGTTTCAGCATAATCAAGTAACTCATTTAACTCACCTCGTGTAAAGGTTGCTTCTTCACCTGTCCCTTGAATTTCGATTAATTCAAGTTTTTCTGTCATAACAACATTGCAATCAACTTGTGCAGTGGAATCTTCTTGGTAGTCTAGATCAGTAATTACTTCACCATATGAGTTTAACCCCACGCTAATAGCGGCCAAGTGAGACGTAATCGGACTTTCAAGTAAATCACCTTGTTGGACTAATCGATCAGTCGCTAATTTCAACGCTAAAAACGCACCAGTAATACTAGCTGTTCTAGTTCCACCGTCTGCTTGAATCACATCACAATCAACTACAATCGAACGCTCTCCTAACTTTTTCAAATCAATGACCGAACGCAAACTACGACCAATCAAGCGTTGGATTTCCATCGTTCTACCCGTAAGTTTTCCTTTACTGCTCTCACGTCTGTTTCGTGTATGTGTTGCTCGTGGTAACATGCTATATTCAGCCGTCACCCAACCAGCCCCACTATCACGTAAAAATGGTGGTACATTGTCTTCAACTGTTGCATTGACAATGACTTTTGTATGACCAAAACTAACGAAAACTGATCCTTCTGGGTAATCTAAGTAATCTAATACAAATGATACTTTTCGCATTTCATTATTTTTTCTGCCGTCATGTCTCATTTTCTAATCTCCTATATCTGTAATATCTACATGTTTCACTGATATATCTTGAATTGGCAACCAATCAGAACTGATGGTTTCAAAATTTCGTACAGAACCTGTTGTAAAAAAACGATGTTCTTTTTTATCTGAATTGGGTGAAGCTGAAATATCATAATAATCGAGTAACACACTGACTTCTGTGACTGTTTCAGCACCTGAATCAATCAATTTAACTTGTTCTCCCATTGCTTCTTTAATAAATGGCTTTAGCAACGGATAGTGGGTACATCCCATAACTAACGTATCAATATTTGATGCATTAAAATGACTTAATGTTTCATTTACCACTTTTTTAGCAATATCAGATTGATACTCATGACTTTCAACTATTGGTACAAACTTTGGACAAGAAAGTCCCAACACATCAACATCCAAAGATTTACGTTTAATTTCTTTTGTGTATTCCTCACTATTTATCGTTCCAACTGTTCCAATAATTCCAATACGACCATTGCGTGTTTCACGTAACGCCGCTCTTGATCCCGGAACAATCACACCAACAACCGGAATATCTAGTGCTTCTTTTATTTCTTCTAACGCAACAGCTGTCGCCGTATTACAAGCAATCACAATCATTTTGACATCTTGTTTTAATAAAAACCGTACCATATCCCATGTGAATTCTTTAATTTGGTCAACAGGACGTGGTCCATAAGGACATCTTGCTGTATCTCCCACATAATAGACGGTTTCATTCGGCAGTTGTTTTAATGCTTCACGCACAACCGTTAATCCTCCTACACCTGAATCCAAAAAACCGATTGGCTGATTATTCATAACATCTACCTCGTTCTTTATATTGTTCATCTAAATTCTATTTTCCCTTTATTTTTGATATATTTCAAGTTAAAGCATCGAATTTTAATGGTTTATTATGTCTTTTGTAGTATAAAAAAAGTAACAGTTTCCTGTCACTTCTTCTTTTATAATGTTAAAGATGGTTTGGCATTTAAATGCATATCTGAAAAGTGTTGCTTTTGGTACTCTACGTACGCAGCTGCACCAATCATTGCGGCGTTATCTCCACACAAGTTTATTGGTGGTACAATTAGTTTAACTTGTGGTAACACTTGGTCTAGCTCTTGTTTCAGACGATTTCTTAACCCTTTATTCGCTGCGACTCCACCAGCAACGACTAATTGTTTTACGTTGTATTCTTGACAAGCACGGATTGTTTTATCAACTAAAACATCAATCACACTTTCTTGAAAACTTGCGGCTAAATCAACATCACATAACTCTTCATCTCGTTGTTTCGCATTATGGACAAGATTTATCACAGAACTTTTTAAGCCACTAAAACTAAAATCATAATGATCTTCTTTTATCATCCCTCTTGGAAAATGATAACTATCCTTGCCTTGATGAGCTAATTCATCAATCTCTTTTCCACTTGGATAAGTTAATCCCAACACTCGACCAACTTTATCATATGCTTCACCAGCTGCATCATCTCTTGTCTCGCCGATGATGTCAAAATCTCCATGCTCTGTCATATAAACAAGCTCAGTATGCCCACCACTCACTAACAATGCCATTAGTGGAAATTCTAGTTCCTCTATTAACTGGGCTGCGTAGATATGTCCTGCCATATGATTAACTGGGATAAGCGGTAACTCATTCGCCCATGCAAATGATTTTGCCGCTGTAATCCCTATCAATAATGACCCAACTAATCCTGGTCCATATGTGACAGCTACTGCTGATAAATCTTCTATTTTGACACTTGCTTCTTCCATCGCTAAATCAATACACTCGATAATTTGCTCCACATGATGACGACTTGCCACTTCTGGTACAACTCCGCCAAACCGTTTGTGACTATTTATTTGAGACGCAACAATATTTGATAAAACGTCACGACCATTTTTCACAATCGCGACACTCGTTTCATCACAGCTACTCTCAATAGCTAATATATAAATATCCGTTTGTTCCATTTCTTCACATCCTAAATCTCTAACTGCATCATCACAGCATTATCTGTCGGATGATGATAATAATTTTTTCTAACACCTAGCTCTTTAAACTGATACTTTTTGTAAAACCCTATTGCTTCTTCATTTTGACTTCTTACTTCTAAAAATAAATGAGATACGTTGCTTTGCTTTAACAACTCACATGCTTCAGTTAAAAGTGTACTTGCTATGCCTTTATTTTTATAATCTGGCAGCACGCCAATTAATAATAATTCTGCTTCATCTAGCACAAATTGGCAAATAATAAATCCTATTACCTTGTCGTCTTCAAGTTTTACATGCGTGATATTGTTTTTTTGAGCTAATTGATCATAAAATTGTGCTTCAGACCATGGACTCCCATACTTAAATATGATGTCACTTGATTCTGATAATCGTTTTGCTAACTGTCTATTATCCATCTAGAATCACTTCCTAGAACTTTAATCGCATTTCAATAGCATCTTCCCTAGCAGAAAGATAATATCCTTCTTTAATACCTACCTGTTCAAATCCAAATGATCGATATACAGAGATAGCTTGTTGATTAGACACTCTAACTTCTAAACTCATTGAGTGACACGATAAATTTTTTGCTTCTTCTTTCAACTCGTTTAAAAGTGATGTTCCAATACCTTGGGACTGATATTCTGGTAACACGGCAATATTAGTAATATGTGCATCATCACACTCAATCCGTATCCCACCGAAACCAACTAATTGATGATCTAGACATGCTTTTATGTAACGACCGTATTTCTTCTTACTAAGTTCCATCCATAAAATAGCTGTACTCCAAGGTGATTCACCACCATAAACATGTTTAAGTACTTGTTGAAATGCCATAATATCAGTTACTTTTGCTAACTGAAATTCTAATTTTTTCTCAATCACACTGCCACTCCTCTACTAGTTAACTTAATCGTTCAACGTAAGATTGTGGTTCTACTTCTTTTCCTTGTTGTTTCTTTAGCCATTCTTCTTCTGCTTCTACTTTTTTTAGATAGGTTGGAACAAATTCATTTACGTCTTCTATTTTTTCTAATAAACAAGACATATCTAACATGACAGCCGGATTAGAAGGTTGGAGGATAACCTCAATATCGGTACTTTCACTTAAATCATTAAATTTTTCTTCTAATTTCCCGTATTCTTCTCCGATAAAGACCAATTTTTGTTCTTGTTTTAATAACACATCTAGCCACTCATCAAATGAAATATATTGATCAGGCAACACATTAATCAATTGGTTATTTTCATATTTATATGCTCCTGTATATAAAAAACCACGACGTGCATCTATAAAAGGCACAATCAACTTATCTTTTTCCTGACTATTTTTCGCCAAACAAGCTAATGAGGACACAGCATATAAAGACGCACCTAAAGTCCAACTTAATGTCTTCGCTGTTGTGACCCCAATACGCAATCCAGTATACGATCCGGGGCCTTTTGCCACAATTATCTTATCTATATGTTTAGGTGATAACCGATTTTCTTTCACACAAAAGTCAATTGCTGGCATCAAGGTTTCACTGTGATTTTTGCTAGCTTGACTATAATATGAGGAAATTACCTGATTCTCTTCTCCAATTACGACACCTAGTGTTTTATTTGATGTATCAATACCTAGTATTGTCATAGTTATACCAATCCTTTTTCTATTTTTCTGTTTCATTGTAGCACAAAAGACTCACTACTTGTGTTATTCGCAAACAAAAAAGAAAAAGAGTACTCATTGCACCCTTTCTCTTTAAATGATTATGATAATGGTAGACCAAACAAGTAAGATAATAGTAACATGATAGCTCCTAATATATTATTAAAAAAATGCACCATCATCGAATCTACTATTCGACCTCTTGAGCAATACGCCCAATACATTAATGCTCCTAAAGCAGCATACATTGCAAACGAAATAATATTTGACGACAAATGAACAGCTGAAAAGGCTAAAGAAGTTAATATCATTGGCACCCAATACGGCATATTTTTAAATAATAATGTTGTAGGCAACCCTCTAAAAATAAGTTCTTCTAAAATCGGAGCTTTAACTGCAACGATAATTGTCATAATTAACACATAGTAAATGGTTTGATTTGGACCAAATAATTGCGCTATCGCATCATCATTTGCACTTTGGGCATCGCCATAGATTAATTGCATTAAACCAGTCCCTATAAAGACAATTACTCGACCAATTAAAAATATTTTAAAAGCTCGCCAAATATCTTTTTTGCTTAAACTAATATCAGTATCGTGTGATTTATTTTGATAAAAACGCCAAATAAACCAAATTATTGCACCTAAAATAACCAACCAACATAAGAATAAGATGATACTTACACCATTTGACTTTTTATTGAAGATTGGTTCAAATAAATTAAGAACTAATGTTGGTACGTCGTTTAATAACAACATTCCCAAAATAATCAATAGCCCAACAATATACAACCCGACTTTTTTTATAAAGACAACAAACTTTTTCAATATCTAACCTCCAATTCATTTTTTAATAATTCTAACGTAAACAACCAATTATCTTTCGATTTATTAGAAGCATTATCGTGTATACTCACAATCATTTGATAATCTGTCTCTGTTTTCGATAAGTAATAATCAAAATCCATTGTATACAACCCTCTTTTATGAGAGACTGTTAAAGAAAAAATATAATTAATCATTAGCCAAATATCTTGAGGTCGATTCGTTTGAATCACAACATC contains:
- the rimI gene encoding ribosomal protein S18-alanine N-acetyltransferase: MDNRQLAKRLSESSDIIFKYGSPWSEAQFYDQLAQKNNITHVKLEDDKVIGFIICQFVLDEAELLLIGVLPDYKNKGIASTLLTEACELLKQSNVSHLFLEVRSQNEEAIGFYKKYQFKELGVRKNYYHHPTDNAVMMQLEI
- a CDS encoding metallophosphoesterase, giving the protein MKYLVVSDNHGVESYLEDIKAKWLNDVDYFFHCGDSELSPESDIWSTYHVVRGNCDYYNEYDNVKLIDTTQDKVLLTHGHLFNVNMTFDKLLYQAEEMQANIVLYGHTHQLFATMVDDILLLNPGSISQPRGKYSYLKTYAIITHQEDGYLVDYYNERHELQKELTHFFSMN
- a CDS encoding CPBP family intramembrane glutamic endopeptidase: MKKFVVFIKKVGLYIVGLLIILGMLLLNDVPTLVLNLFEPIFNKKSNGVSIILFLCWLVILGAIIWFIWRFYQNKSHDTDISLSKKDIWRAFKIFLIGRVIVFIGTGLMQLIYGDAQSANDDAIAQLFGPNQTIYYVLIMTIIVAVKAPILEELIFRGLPTTLLFKNMPYWVPMILTSLAFSAVHLSSNIISFAMYAALGALMYWAYCSRGRIVDSMMVHFFNNILGAIMLLLSYLFGLPLS
- the tsaD gene encoding tRNA (adenosine(37)-N6)-threonylcarbamoyltransferase complex transferase subunit TsaD — its product is MEQTDIYILAIESSCDETSVAIVKNGRDVLSNIVASQINSHKRFGGVVPEVASRHHVEQIIECIDLAMEEASVKIEDLSAVAVTYGPGLVGSLLIGITAAKSFAWANELPLIPVNHMAGHIYAAQLIEELEFPLMALLVSGGHTELVYMTEHGDFDIIGETRDDAAGEAYDKVGRVLGLTYPSGKEIDELAHQGKDSYHFPRGMIKEDHYDFSFSGLKSSVINLVHNAKQRDEELCDVDLAASFQESVIDVLVDKTIRACQEYNVKQLVVAGGVAANKGLRNRLKQELDQVLPQVKLIVPPINLCGDNAAMIGAAAYVEYQKQHFSDMHLNAKPSLTL
- the racE gene encoding glutamate racemase translates to MNNIKNEVDVMNNQPIGFLDSGVGGLTVVREALKQLPNETVYYVGDTARCPYGPRPVDQIKEFTWDMVRFLLKQDVKMIVIACNTATAVALEEIKEALDIPVVGVIVPGSRAALRETRNGRIGIIGTVGTINSEEYTKEIKRKSLDVDVLGLSCPKFVPIVESHEYQSDIAKKVVNETLSHFNASNIDTLVMGCTHYPLLKPFIKEAMGEQVKLIDSGAETVTEVSVLLDYYDISASPNSDKKEHRFFTTGSVRNFETISSDWLPIQDISVKHVDITDIGD
- the cbpB gene encoding cyclic-di-AMP-binding protein CbpB produces the protein MIGTTVRKMLLENEDDFLISSDNVATLSESNSLEHAILVLTKIGYSRVPVLNKEEQLVGLVSLSQVVDQMFGIEDLEPENLANKKVVDVMDTDIPMISLPLDLEKTLHLLVNDSFIPVVNESKEFTGIITRKEILKAVNHLAHELEIEYDVIEKVNI
- the rimI gene encoding ribosomal protein S18-alanine N-acetyltransferase, producing the protein MIEKKLEFQLAKVTDIMAFQQVLKHVYGGESPWSTAILWMELSKKKYGRYIKACLDHQLVGFGGIRIECDDAHITNIAVLPEYQSQGIGTSLLNELKEEAKNLSCHSMSLEVRVSNQQAISVYRSFGFEQVGIKEGYYLSAREDAIEMRLKF
- the rph gene encoding ribonuclease PH, producing MRHDGRKNNEMRKVSFVLDYLDYPEGSVFVSFGHTKVIVNATVEDNVPPFLRDSGAGWVTAEYSMLPRATHTRNRRESSKGKLTGRTMEIQRLIGRSLRSVIDLKKLGERSIVVDCDVIQADGGTRTASITGAFLALKLATDRLVQQGDLLESPITSHLAAISVGLNSYGEVITDLDYQEDSTAQVDCNVVMTEKLELIEIQGTGEEATFTRGELNELLDYAETSINELIRLQKNALALRNVAKKHEEPVLQHQLLIATKNEGKAKEFVELFKSRGYQIKTLLDFPEIEDIEETGKTFEENARLKAEGIANQLNCLVLADDSGLKVDALGGQPGVYSARYAGERKSDAANNAKLLHELTDVPMEERTAQFHCTLVLSEPGKESLVVSGELPGVIGRIPRGDNGFGYDPLFIIPETDKTMAEMTSEEKNQISHRAKALKELDKKIDTWLGEKN
- the tsaB gene encoding tRNA (adenosine(37)-N6)-threonylcarbamoyltransferase complex dimerization subunit type 1 TsaB, which encodes MTILGIDTSNKTLGVVIGEENQVISSYYSQASKNHSETLMPAIDFCVKENRLSPKHIDKIIVAKGPGSYTGLRIGVTTAKTLSWTLGASLYAVSSLACLAKNSQEKDKLIVPFIDARRGFLYTGAYKYENNQLINVLPDQYISFDEWLDVLLKQEQKLVFIGEEYGKLEEKFNDLSESTDIEVILQPSNPAVMLDMSCLLEKIEDVNEFVPTYLKKVEAEEEWLKKQQGKEVEPQSYVERLS